A region of uncultured Anaeromusa sp. DNA encodes the following proteins:
- the trxA gene encoding thioredoxin: MALHTIATEEEFQTLVIEAGKPVLVDFWAPWCGPCKMIAPELESLAPEYADKAAIIKVNVDDFPAVAQRYKVMGIPTLLIFKEGKEVSRLVGFRPKKELAAAVDAVL, from the coding sequence ATGGCTTTGCATACCATTGCAACAGAAGAAGAATTTCAGACCCTGGTGATCGAGGCGGGCAAGCCGGTTTTGGTTGATTTTTGGGCTCCCTGGTGTGGGCCTTGTAAAATGATTGCTCCGGAGCTGGAGTCGCTGGCGCCTGAATATGCGGATAAAGCGGCTATCATTAAAGTGAATGTCGACGACTTTCCTGCGGTGGCGCAGCGGTACAAGGTCATGGGCATTCCTACGTTACTCATTTTTAAGGAGGGCAAAGAAGTCTCCCGTCTGGTGGGCTTTCGGCCTAAAAAAGAGTTAGCGGCGGCTGTGGATGCGGTGCTTTAA
- a CDS encoding TMEM165/GDT1 family protein: MTAFFAATIFVVLAEMGDKTQLLALALAGRYSWKTVMSGILVATLLNHLLAVLTGHYLQYVMPMMYVQIAAAVSFIFFGIWTIRGDELGDADKATCYTPFCTVVVAFFLAEMGDKTQLATVALAAQYQEIIPVWMGTTTGMMIADGMAIAVGGILLKHLPEQAVKWTAAVIFVLFGLYGLHESLPAPWNTSLLLGGVAALSALLMGLMHRWQCRASQESNSNS, from the coding sequence ATGACAGCTTTTTTTGCGGCTACGATTTTTGTGGTATTAGCGGAAATGGGAGACAAGACGCAGCTTTTGGCATTGGCTTTGGCGGGGCGGTATTCATGGAAGACCGTGATGAGCGGTATTTTGGTGGCAACGTTGCTTAATCATTTGCTAGCGGTGTTGACCGGACATTATTTGCAGTATGTGATGCCCATGATGTACGTACAAATTGCCGCTGCAGTATCTTTTATCTTCTTTGGCATTTGGACTATTCGCGGAGATGAACTTGGGGATGCGGACAAGGCCACCTGTTATACGCCGTTTTGCACCGTAGTGGTGGCGTTCTTTTTGGCGGAGATGGGAGATAAGACGCAGCTGGCTACGGTAGCCTTAGCAGCACAGTACCAGGAAATTATACCGGTCTGGATGGGGACGACTACGGGGATGATGATTGCCGACGGTATGGCGATTGCTGTTGGGGGGATATTACTTAAGCATTTACCGGAACAAGCGGTAAAATGGACGGCGGCTGTTATCTTTGTGCTCTTTGGTCTCTACGGGTTGCATGAATCGTTACCGGCACCATGGAATACTTCGCTACTATTGGGTGGTGTGGCTGCATTAAGCGCTCTTTTGATGGGGCTTATGCATCGGTGGCAATGTAGAGCGTCACAAGAAAGCAATAGCAATAGTTGA
- a CDS encoding twin-arginine translocase TatA/TatE family subunit: MFNIGLPELFVVLVIVLITFGPAKLPEISRALGKSVRDFKAASDQVKEEVSHTASLTTPIEKEKL, encoded by the coding sequence ATGTTTAACATAGGGTTGCCGGAGCTTTTTGTAGTGCTGGTAATTGTGCTAATTACTTTTGGACCAGCCAAGCTGCCGGAAATTTCCCGGGCCTTGGGGAAAAGTGTTCGGGACTTTAAAGCCGCCTCGGATCAGGTGAAAGAGGAAGTGAGTCACACTGCTTCCCTAACAACACCAATAGAAAAAGAAAAACTGTAA
- a CDS encoding response regulator transcription factor codes for MEKTKILIADDDKQIRQLLALYFEKEGFAVVEAADGTEALRFYEEQKPQLLLLDVMMPGQDGLEVCRRVRRVSEVPVILLTAKGEDEDRINGLEQGADDYVAKPFNPREVVARVKAVLRRSQHTWREEESVQYDELDVNLAERSVRVAGVEVELTAKEIELLWYLAKHPGRVFSREQLLEAIWGYEYFGDTRTVDTHIKRLRQKIAAGRTGAWDIRTVWGVGYKFEVGV; via the coding sequence ATGGAAAAAACAAAGATTTTAATTGCAGACGACGACAAACAAATACGTCAATTGTTGGCGCTTTATTTTGAAAAAGAAGGCTTTGCTGTAGTGGAAGCTGCTGACGGAACAGAGGCTCTGCGCTTTTACGAAGAACAAAAGCCGCAATTGTTGCTGTTGGATGTTATGATGCCAGGACAAGACGGGCTGGAAGTATGTCGACGTGTGCGGAGAGTGTCTGAGGTGCCTGTTATTTTGCTGACGGCTAAAGGGGAAGATGAAGATCGCATTAACGGTTTGGAACAGGGGGCTGACGATTATGTGGCGAAACCTTTCAATCCGCGGGAAGTCGTGGCCCGGGTCAAAGCGGTCTTGCGGCGTTCTCAACATACCTGGCGTGAGGAAGAGTCTGTACAATATGACGAGTTGGACGTTAACTTGGCGGAACGCAGTGTGCGCGTGGCGGGAGTTGAAGTAGAGCTTACTGCCAAAGAGATAGAACTGCTGTGGTATCTGGCTAAGCATCCTGGCAGAGTATTCTCCCGCGAACAATTACTGGAAGCCATTTGGGGCTATGAGTATTTCGGAGATACCCGGACGGTTGATACGCATATCAAACGCTTGCGGCAAAAAATAGCTGCAGGCCGGACGGGAGCCTGGGACATTCGGACTGTTTGGGGCGTGGGTTATAAATTTGAAGTAGGGGTGTAA
- a CDS encoding ATP-binding protein, which translates to MSRPLRYQIWSRHIGIIILALLLAFAGSYMLIRQYVLEQRTADLVRKGTELTQLVAASRQQEDGYQELRQLVEVLDPFLDARIWVVDRQGRILALSGGMMAPAAGGTHFNHGDAMPHGRGMMQGQGQGPGLGMMMQGGARLVGPLQDVLQGQIVRRTFFHDFYQEQMLVVAVPVPGPETGSTDGAVVLHVPLQGVEAWLQRVRWHLGVVAVICLLASLVVGQRLSRQIARPLESLRQATQHIAGGEYHRRVPVEGPAELVDVAQSFNAMAASLEQSALEMEKQEGLRRDFVANVSHELRTPLTIIRGYNEALADGTAAEQQRQQYHALIRDEAMRLERLIADLLDISRLRAGVVEMERESILLQSLVDGVVQLVEKLAQEKDLRLETKLSEGLLVYGDGDRLTQLLLILLDNALRHTEQGTVYIESGRDGDSRVFLRISDTGHGIPAEALPYIWERFYKVDKAHSRDGGGTGLGLAVAKEIMNLHGIDVEATSIVGAGTTFTLRFSQG; encoded by the coding sequence GTGTCCAGACCGTTGCGTTATCAAATTTGGTCCCGACATATCGGTATTATCATTTTAGCCTTGCTTTTGGCGTTTGCCGGTTCGTACATGCTGATTCGCCAGTATGTATTGGAGCAGCGTACGGCTGATTTGGTTCGGAAGGGAACGGAGCTAACCCAGTTGGTGGCGGCTTCGCGCCAACAAGAAGATGGTTATCAGGAATTGCGGCAACTGGTAGAGGTGTTGGATCCGTTTTTGGATGCCCGAATTTGGGTGGTGGATCGCCAGGGAAGGATTCTGGCTTTGTCGGGCGGTATGATGGCTCCAGCGGCAGGAGGAACGCATTTTAATCATGGCGACGCTATGCCCCATGGTCGGGGGATGATGCAGGGCCAAGGCCAGGGACCTGGACTCGGCATGATGATGCAAGGAGGGGCGCGACTGGTGGGACCGTTGCAGGATGTACTGCAAGGACAAATTGTCAGACGTACTTTTTTTCATGATTTCTACCAAGAGCAAATGCTTGTGGTTGCGGTTCCGGTCCCTGGACCGGAAACAGGAAGTACCGACGGGGCTGTTGTTTTGCATGTGCCTCTTCAAGGCGTGGAAGCATGGCTGCAACGGGTGCGGTGGCATTTAGGCGTTGTAGCGGTCATCTGCCTATTGGCTTCCTTAGTAGTCGGCCAGCGCTTAAGCCGGCAGATTGCCCGCCCTTTGGAAAGCTTACGCCAGGCGACGCAACATATTGCTGGCGGAGAATATCATCGTCGGGTACCGGTAGAAGGACCGGCGGAGTTGGTGGATGTGGCGCAAAGCTTCAACGCCATGGCGGCCAGCTTAGAGCAATCGGCGCTGGAGATGGAGAAGCAGGAAGGACTGCGCCGGGATTTTGTGGCGAATGTATCTCATGAGCTGCGTACGCCATTGACTATTATTCGCGGCTACAATGAGGCACTGGCGGACGGTACGGCGGCCGAGCAGCAACGGCAGCAATACCATGCTTTGATTCGCGATGAAGCGATGCGTCTAGAGCGTCTGATCGCCGATTTGCTCGATATAAGCCGCTTGCGGGCCGGAGTTGTAGAAATGGAACGAGAAAGCATTTTGTTACAGAGTCTGGTAGATGGCGTGGTTCAGTTAGTGGAGAAATTGGCGCAAGAAAAAGACTTGCGGTTGGAAACAAAACTTTCCGAAGGACTGCTGGTGTACGGCGATGGCGATCGTCTGACGCAGTTGTTGTTGATTCTTCTAGATAATGCTCTGCGTCATACAGAGCAGGGGACCGTTTATATTGAGTCTGGTCGCGATGGCGATAGCCGCGTTTTTTTACGTATCAGCGACACGGGACATGGCATTCCGGCGGAGGCGCTTCCGTATATTTGGGAGCGCTTTTATAAGGTCGATAAGGCGCACAGCCGCGATGGAGGCGGCACGGGTCTAGGCCTAGCAGTGGCGAAAGAGATCATGAATTTGCACGGCATTGATGTGGAAGCAACCAGTATTGTAGGGGCGGGAACCACTTTTACGCTGCGATTTTCGCAAGGTTAG
- a CDS encoding radical SAM protein, translating into MIGCTKLLCGTATVSDIVKYGRKTEHLPPQMLQFSSDATPIVVWNSTNRCNLSCQHCYINAEDKEYAGEFSTEEAKAFIDDLASMKVPVLLFSGGEPLVRQDLFELGPYAASKGIRPVISTNGTLITPDMARRIHESGFQYVGISVDGNEEVHDNFRGKKGAFQGTIQGIRNSLAAGNKTGIRFTVNRLNFHTLPDVLDIVEREGVPRFCMYHLVYAGRGKEMAELDTTPEQKRQTIELLMERTLDFHKRGIEVEILTTDNHADGIYLLQYLEKHQPERVEEVLQLLEMHGGCSAGQKTSNVDPQGNVHACQFWGHKTLGNVREKKFSEIWKDSQDKFLCSMREKHLHLEGRCGECRYKMFCGGCRIRAEAVTGGNIWAEDPACYLTDWKE; encoded by the coding sequence ATGATTGGATGTACAAAATTATTATGTGGTACGGCGACGGTGTCGGATATTGTTAAATACGGTCGCAAAACGGAACATCTGCCGCCGCAGATGTTGCAATTTTCTTCGGATGCCACTCCGATTGTTGTTTGGAACAGCACAAACCGTTGTAATTTATCTTGTCAGCATTGCTATATTAATGCAGAGGACAAAGAATATGCTGGCGAATTTTCAACAGAGGAAGCCAAGGCTTTTATTGACGATTTGGCTTCCATGAAGGTGCCTGTGCTACTTTTCTCTGGTGGTGAACCGCTGGTGCGCCAAGATTTGTTTGAATTGGGACCCTATGCTGCATCCAAAGGCATTCGTCCGGTTATTTCGACGAATGGCACGCTGATCACGCCGGACATGGCTCGACGCATTCATGAATCTGGCTTTCAATATGTCGGCATCAGCGTGGACGGCAATGAAGAGGTTCACGATAATTTCCGCGGCAAAAAAGGCGCTTTTCAGGGTACTATCCAGGGCATTCGTAATTCGCTGGCTGCGGGCAATAAGACCGGCATTCGTTTTACCGTGAATCGCTTGAATTTCCACACTCTGCCGGACGTTCTGGATATTGTGGAACGTGAAGGCGTGCCGCGTTTTTGCATGTACCATTTGGTGTATGCAGGCCGGGGCAAGGAAATGGCGGAACTGGATACTACGCCCGAACAGAAACGGCAAACCATTGAACTCTTGATGGAACGGACGTTGGATTTCCATAAGCGCGGTATTGAAGTGGAAATTTTGACGACCGATAATCATGCCGACGGTATTTATTTACTGCAGTACTTAGAAAAGCACCAGCCGGAGCGAGTAGAAGAAGTCTTGCAACTGCTGGAAATGCATGGCGGCTGTTCAGCCGGACAGAAAACTTCCAATGTGGACCCTCAGGGCAATGTGCATGCTTGTCAATTCTGGGGCCATAAGACACTGGGCAATGTACGGGAAAAGAAATTTAGTGAAATCTGGAAGGACAGCCAAGACAAGTTCTTGTGCTCTATGCGTGAGAAGCACCTACACTTAGAAGGCCGCTGTGGCGAATGCCGCTATAAAATGTTTTGCGGCGGCTGCCGCATTCGGGCGGAAGCTGTGACTGGCGGCAATATTTGGGCGGAGGATCCGGCCTGTTATCTGACGGACTGGAAGGAGTGA